The Deltaproteobacteria bacterium genome includes a window with the following:
- a CDS encoding sel1 repeat family protein, whose product MKSGCFYILACLMVLTSTAFAGLYEDGQAAMEKKAFRKAITLFESDARKGNPKSQYKLGLIHEDGQGVKKNLSKALYWYEMAAKQGHPEAQQSLGMMYQCGRGVKQDLAQAKYWFEMASKNGTPAAQFELGMFYQKGQTVPCDYKQALYYYELAAKQGYAKAQTAIGLFYAEGLSMPKDYRQAALWFDLAAKQGDPSGQFNLGVLNEKGFGFPQNYKEAARWYKMAAKQEYADAQNNLGFLYYNGKGVDKDLIISYALFSLAYDNGNSDAFQNCYIAASGLPPKNHQRAKALAGDRKKLYSLIGN is encoded by the coding sequence ATGAAATCAGGATGCTTTTATATTCTGGCATGTCTTATGGTATTAACGTCCACCGCGTTTGCCGGGCTCTACGAAGATGGCCAGGCCGCCATGGAGAAGAAGGCATTCAGGAAAGCCATCACGTTATTCGAGTCAGATGCCAGGAAGGGTAATCCGAAATCTCAGTATAAACTGGGCTTGATCCACGAGGATGGCCAAGGGGTAAAAAAGAATCTTTCCAAGGCGCTTTACTGGTATGAAATGGCCGCCAAACAAGGACATCCCGAAGCCCAGCAGAGTCTCGGAATGATGTATCAGTGCGGACGTGGTGTAAAGCAAGACCTCGCTCAGGCAAAGTACTGGTTCGAGATGGCATCCAAAAACGGGACGCCTGCCGCCCAATTCGAGCTTGGAATGTTTTACCAAAAAGGACAGACAGTACCGTGCGATTACAAACAAGCCCTGTATTATTATGAGCTCGCGGCCAAACAAGGCTATGCCAAAGCACAGACGGCGATCGGCCTTTTTTATGCAGAAGGCCTCAGCATGCCGAAGGACTACAGGCAAGCTGCGCTTTGGTTTGATCTGGCGGCAAAACAGGGTGATCCTTCGGGGCAGTTCAATCTCGGGGTTCTCAATGAAAAAGGATTTGGTTTCCCCCAAAATTATAAGGAGGCGGCCCGCTGGTATAAAATGGCCGCAAAACAGGAATATGCGGATGCGCAGAACAATCTTGGATTCCTGTATTATAATGGCAAGGGTGTGGACAAGGACCTGATCATTTCCTATGCGCTTTTCAGTCTCGCTTACGACAATGGGAATTCCGATGCTTTTCAAAATTGTTACATTGCCGCATCGGGATTACCGCCCAAAAACCATCAACGAGCCAAGGCACTGGCGGGAGACCGCAAAAAACTTTATTCACTCATTGGAAACTAG
- a CDS encoding helix-turn-helix transcriptional regulator translates to MQAHTKKHPTKTVELRFIGPIVNTARAIEALKLLGFVDTSDAVPWREVLEHKDEELPGTCLRGGRYREGLTQVKLAELTGIPQRHISEMESGKRPIGKETAKRLGKALNISYKVFL, encoded by the coding sequence ATGCAGGCACACACGAAAAAGCACCCTACTAAAACCGTTGAACTTCGATTCATCGGACCGATTGTGAACACAGCGCGGGCCATTGAGGCCTTAAAGCTTTTGGGGTTTGTCGATACGTCTGATGCTGTTCCTTGGCGGGAGGTTCTGGAACACAAAGATGAGGAATTACCGGGCACCTGTCTGCGTGGGGGGCGATACCGGGAAGGATTGACACAGGTTAAACTTGCCGAATTGACCGGCATTCCCCAGCGGCATATCAGCGAAATGGAAAGCGGCAAGCGACCTATCGGTAAGGAAACGGCAAAGCGCCTGGGGAAGGCATTAAACATAAGCTATAAGGTCTTTTTATAG
- a CDS encoding MerR family transcriptional regulator, with the protein MDDNLPDKAFFRIGEVGKILQVKPYVIRFWETEFKILKPVRTPSGHRLYRKKDVDALLLIRKLLYERRYTIQGAKQHLAEVARQKTDRGADTNHERLVEIKKVLIGILDLIDGRNQTRQNG; encoded by the coding sequence ATGGATGACAATCTTCCCGATAAGGCCTTTTTTCGCATTGGCGAGGTTGGCAAGATTCTCCAAGTCAAACCTTATGTGATACGTTTTTGGGAAACGGAATTCAAGATCCTGAAGCCCGTCCGAACACCCTCCGGACATCGGCTTTACCGCAAAAAGGACGTCGATGCCCTTCTTTTAATCCGGAAACTCCTGTATGAGCGGCGGTACACTATCCAGGGCGCCAAACAGCATCTGGCTGAGGTGGCCCGGCAAAAGACAGATAGAGGGGCCGACACAAATCACGAAAGACTTGTCGAAATAAAGAAGGTTCTGATAGGGATTCTTGATTTGATTGATGGCCGGAATCAAACAAGGCAAAACGGCTAA
- a CDS encoding integration host factor subunit alpha, whose protein sequence is MTKIDIIQDVYEKLGIPKKDSARIVESVFELMKDSLAKGEKIKISGFGNFAVKEKKARRGRNPQTGEEISISARKVLTFKSSQVLRRALND, encoded by the coding sequence ATGACCAAGATTGATATTATTCAGGATGTATATGAGAAGCTGGGGATTCCCAAGAAGGATTCTGCCAGGATTGTCGAGTCTGTTTTTGAGTTGATGAAAGACAGCCTCGCCAAAGGGGAAAAAATCAAAATTTCCGGTTTCGGCAACTTTGCCGTCAAGGAAAAGAAAGCGCGTCGCGGTCGCAATCCCCAGACCGGTGAGGAGATTTCTATTTCGGCAAGGAAGGTTCTGACGTTCAAATCCAGCCAGGTTTTACGGCGCGCCCTGAACGATTGA
- a CDS encoding phenylalanine--tRNA ligase subunit beta — protein sequence MQVSIKWLKDYIEFDLTPEDLAEKLTMAGLEVERLERREPAFTGVVVAKILSLAPHPDADKLSLCRISTGLEEFPVVCGASNIGKGDIVPLARVGATIPGGYSIKRSRIRGELSEGMLCSEEELGIGSDNTGIMILPSRLSLGEDLAQALDLGDTVLDIGVTPNRSDCLSMIGIAREIAALTGSSIKYPEITIKETEEETGGMTSVRIEDPDLCPRYTARLLKNVKIGPSPYWLKQRLEAVGLRAINNVVDVTNFGMMEFGQPLHAFDYHFLEEGRIVVRRSRAGESFVSLDGKERTLRGDTLMICDGKKPVAIGGIMGGLNSEVKNETEMIFLESAYFQPSSIRKSARWLGMSTDAAFRFERGIDPGGVVRALDRAAQLIAETSGGEICRGMVDEYPIKIEAPQAIPLRIGRVNRVLGSSLKEEEIVHTMINLGMTVSTADIPGSYSVDPPSYRVDISREIDLIEEVARMIGYDRIGSALPRVAVKPLLKETKQVLDERIRRILNGCGFSETIHYSFITAKSRDILNIPEDDERSRMLRIANPLTDDQAVMRTTLVYNLLDTMKNNANNGCHNMKIFELGKIFIDSNRGRQPLEKERLGGLMTGLAYDDFWHLKEKPADFYNLKGVVQDLFDGLRLSEVTYDASHVEPFLHPGRSCGIAIRQEPLGFLGELHPDVQRTMDLRNPALVFELDIDVLCRHFTDTVNYREVSKFPAIVRDVALLIRHEIEAADIIRLGRRSEEELLEKINIFDIYVGEGIPEGMKSLGVRFSYRSLNKTLKDDEVNEVHQAIISQILEATDAKIRGENY from the coding sequence ATGCAGGTTAGCATCAAGTGGCTTAAAGATTATATTGAATTCGATCTGACACCCGAAGACCTCGCCGAGAAATTGACCATGGCCGGTCTTGAAGTCGAGAGGTTGGAGAGAAGGGAACCCGCATTTACCGGGGTGGTTGTGGCGAAGATACTTTCCCTTGCTCCGCATCCCGATGCCGATAAGCTATCCCTTTGCCGTATTTCAACGGGGCTGGAAGAGTTTCCGGTGGTCTGCGGTGCGTCCAACATCGGGAAAGGCGATATCGTACCTCTGGCCCGGGTAGGGGCAACGATCCCAGGCGGTTATTCGATCAAACGCTCTCGGATTCGGGGAGAATTGTCCGAAGGGATGCTTTGTTCGGAAGAGGAGCTGGGTATCGGGAGCGATAATACGGGTATTATGATCCTGCCTTCCCGATTATCCCTGGGGGAAGACCTGGCCCAGGCCCTTGATCTGGGTGATACGGTTCTCGACATCGGTGTCACGCCGAATCGTTCGGATTGCCTCAGCATGATCGGCATCGCCCGGGAAATTGCGGCTCTGACGGGCTCTTCCATCAAATATCCGGAGATAACCATCAAGGAAACCGAGGAGGAGACGGGAGGGATGACGTCTGTCAGGATCGAGGATCCTGACCTCTGCCCCCGTTATACGGCGAGGCTTCTGAAAAACGTCAAGATAGGACCTTCGCCGTATTGGCTGAAACAGCGGTTGGAGGCGGTGGGGCTCCGGGCGATCAACAATGTGGTTGATGTGACAAACTTTGGTATGATGGAATTTGGCCAGCCGCTTCATGCCTTCGATTACCATTTTCTGGAGGAGGGAAGGATTGTTGTGCGCCGTTCACGCGCCGGCGAATCCTTCGTATCGCTGGATGGGAAGGAACGAACGCTGCGAGGGGACACGCTGATGATCTGTGACGGGAAGAAGCCTGTCGCCATCGGCGGAATCATGGGCGGTCTCAATTCTGAGGTAAAGAATGAAACGGAAATGATTTTTCTGGAGAGCGCCTATTTTCAGCCGTCATCGATCCGTAAATCGGCCCGTTGGCTGGGTATGAGTACGGATGCGGCATTTCGTTTTGAGCGGGGAATCGATCCCGGTGGGGTGGTAAGGGCGCTTGACCGGGCGGCGCAGTTGATCGCGGAAACATCGGGAGGGGAGATCTGCCGGGGTATGGTGGATGAATATCCGATCAAGATTGAAGCGCCACAGGCCATTCCCCTTCGGATCGGTCGCGTGAACCGCGTTCTGGGTTCCAGCCTGAAAGAGGAAGAAATCGTCCATACGATGATCAATCTGGGTATGACGGTCAGTACGGCCGATATCCCGGGAAGCTATTCCGTGGATCCCCCGAGCTACCGGGTTGATATTTCCCGGGAAATCGATCTGATTGAGGAAGTGGCCCGTATGATAGGCTATGACCGAATCGGTTCAGCCCTACCCCGGGTGGCGGTTAAACCTCTTTTAAAAGAGACCAAGCAGGTCTTGGACGAAAGAATACGCCGGATACTTAACGGTTGCGGCTTTTCAGAAACGATCCACTACAGTTTTATCACTGCAAAATCCCGTGATATTCTGAATATCCCGGAAGATGACGAACGTTCCCGAATGCTGCGGATCGCCAATCCTCTGACGGACGACCAGGCCGTCATGCGCACGACACTGGTTTACAATCTGTTGGATACCATGAAAAATAACGCCAACAACGGTTGCCATAACATGAAAATTTTTGAACTCGGTAAAATATTCATTGATTCGAACAGAGGTCGGCAACCTTTGGAAAAGGAACGTCTGGGTGGATTGATGACCGGTTTGGCCTATGACGATTTCTGGCATCTGAAAGAAAAGCCCGCGGATTTTTACAATCTTAAAGGCGTGGTGCAGGACCTTTTTGATGGGCTGCGTTTGTCCGAAGTCACCTATGACGCGTCCCATGTTGAACCGTTTCTCCATCCCGGCCGGAGTTGCGGGATTGCCATCAGGCAGGAACCTCTTGGATTCTTGGGTGAACTCCATCCTGATGTGCAGAGAACCATGGATTTAAGGAACCCGGCTCTGGTTTTCGAGCTGGACATCGATGTTCTCTGTCGTCATTTTACGGATACTGTCAATTATCGGGAGGTTTCCAAATTTCCCGCCATTGTCCGGGATGTTGCCCTTTTGATTCGCCATGAAATCGAGGCGGCGGACATCATCCGCCTGGGCAGGCGAAGCGAAGAGGAATTGCTTGAAAAAATCAATATATTCGATATATATGTCGGCGAGGGCATACCGGAGGGAATGAAAAGTCTGGGCGTCAGGTTCTCTTACCGTTCCCTGAACAAAACATTGAAAGACGACGAAGTGAACGAAGTTCACCAGGCTATCATCAGTCAAATACTTGAAGCCACCGACGCAAAAATCAGAGGGGAAAATTATTAG
- the pheS gene encoding phenylalanine--tRNA ligase subunit alpha: MIAGLEDLQKKAEAEISAARTEKDLFEVKTRYLGRKGLLTGLLRNIGHVPAEERPLFGKRGNEIKEVLTERIEIALAGIKVAEKDDTLSKGKIDVTLEGRRIRPGKLHPITQVKNEICSIFFSFGFSIVEGPEVELDYYNFEALNIPKDHPARDMQDTFYIEDNIVLRTHTSPVQIRTMLKQAPPVRILSPGRVYRPDSDISHTPMFHQIEGLLVDKGISFADLKGILTVFLQELFGADTALRFRPSFFPFTEPSAEVDIQCVICRGEGCRVCAQTGWLEILGSGMVDPEVFKNVGYDPEEYTGFAFGLGIERIAMLKYGISDIRLFFENDWRFLEQF; encoded by the coding sequence ATGATTGCAGGACTGGAAGACCTCCAGAAAAAGGCAGAGGCCGAAATTTCGGCGGCCCGGACTGAAAAAGACCTTTTTGAAGTTAAAACCCGCTATTTGGGAAGAAAGGGGCTGTTGACGGGCCTTCTCCGAAATATCGGTCATGTACCCGCGGAAGAACGCCCCCTTTTCGGCAAACGGGGAAACGAGATCAAGGAGGTTTTGACTGAAAGGATCGAGATTGCTCTGGCCGGGATCAAGGTCGCCGAAAAGGACGATACCCTTTCCAAAGGGAAAATTGATGTCACCTTGGAGGGTCGTCGGATCAGACCGGGGAAGCTGCATCCCATAACCCAGGTAAAAAATGAAATCTGCTCGATTTTTTTCTCTTTCGGCTTTTCCATTGTGGAGGGGCCGGAAGTCGAGTTGGATTACTATAATTTCGAAGCCCTCAACATACCCAAAGATCATCCTGCGCGTGATATGCAGGATACCTTTTATATTGAGGATAATATCGTTCTGCGGACCCACACCTCACCCGTTCAGATCCGTACCATGTTGAAGCAGGCGCCGCCGGTCAGGATTTTGTCGCCCGGCCGGGTTTATCGGCCCGATTCGGATATTTCGCATACCCCCATGTTTCATCAAATTGAAGGTCTTTTGGTTGATAAGGGGATCAGTTTTGCCGATCTGAAGGGGATCCTGACGGTTTTTCTGCAGGAGTTGTTCGGCGCCGATACGGCTCTCCGTTTTCGTCCGAGTTTTTTCCCCTTTACCGAACCGAGTGCTGAAGTCGATATTCAGTGTGTCATTTGCCGTGGAGAGGGGTGTCGCGTCTGCGCTCAGACCGGCTGGCTGGAAATTCTGGGCTCGGGAATGGTCGATCCCGAGGTTTTCAAAAACGTCGGCTATGATCCCGAGGAATACACAGGATTTGCTTTCGGGCTCGGAATTGAGCGGATTGCCATGCTGAAGTACGGCATTTCAGACATCCGTCTCTTTTTTGAAAATGACTGGAGATTCCTGGAACAATTTTGA
- the rplT gene encoding 50S ribosomal protein L20 encodes MPRVKRSIAARKKRRKILKWAKGFFGARSRLLRTATEAVDRSMRYAYRDRRVRKRDFRQLWIARINAAARMNGVSYSRFIAGIRKAGLVLDRKILADLAVNDPDTFSKIAATAKNE; translated from the coding sequence ATGCCAAGGGTAAAAAGAAGCATTGCCGCAAGAAAAAAGAGAAGAAAGATCCTCAAATGGGCCAAAGGTTTTTTTGGGGCGAGAAGCCGGCTGTTGCGGACGGCGACGGAAGCCGTGGATCGATCTATGAGATATGCCTATCGAGACAGAAGGGTTAGAAAAAGAGATTTTCGGCAACTCTGGATTGCCCGTATCAATGCCGCTGCCAGGATGAATGGGGTCAGTTACAGCCGTTTTATAGCGGGGATCAGGAAGGCCGGTCTGGTACTTGACCGAAAAATATTGGCCGATCTTGCGGTGAACGATCCGGATACGTTTTCCAAGATAGCTGCCACGGCAAAGAATGAATAG
- the rpmI gene encoding 50S ribosomal protein L35: MPKLKTHRGAAKRFSITGSGKVKMRKAGSSHILTSKTAKRKRKLRKSVILDASDVRGIKKLIPYL; the protein is encoded by the coding sequence ATGCCGAAATTAAAGACGCATCGGGGAGCGGCCAAGCGCTTTTCGATTACAGGAAGCGGGAAAGTGAAAATGCGCAAGGCGGGATCAAGCCACATATTGACCTCGAAGACAGCGAAAAGAAAACGAAAGTTACGAAAATCGGTGATCCTTGATGCCAGCGACGTCAGAGGAATCAAAAAACTCATTCCCTACCTGTAA
- a CDS encoding translation initiation factor IF-3, which produces MAKDLRVNREIKAPQVRVIDAEGKQLGIISLAEALEEAARMRLDVVEVSPNADPPVCRIMDYGKFRYQQSKKQQIAKKHQTTVQVKEVRFRPKTEEHDLEVKIKRIRKFLEQQDKVKISMMFRGREIVYTDIGRKIMESVKQRLEDLAVFDQEPRLEGRSMIMIVSPKK; this is translated from the coding sequence ATAGCTAAGGATCTAAGGGTGAATCGTGAGATCAAGGCCCCCCAGGTAAGGGTGATTGACGCGGAGGGAAAACAACTGGGAATCATTTCTCTTGCGGAGGCTTTGGAAGAAGCTGCCCGGATGAGACTTGACGTCGTCGAGGTTTCTCCGAATGCTGATCCGCCTGTGTGCCGGATCATGGACTATGGAAAATTCAGATACCAGCAGAGTAAAAAGCAGCAGATTGCCAAAAAACATCAAACCACCGTCCAGGTCAAGGAAGTGAGATTCCGTCCCAAGACGGAAGAACATGACCTGGAAGTGAAAATCAAGCGAATCAGAAAGTTTTTGGAACAGCAGGACAAGGTGAAAATTTCGATGATGTTCCGAGGCCGGGAAATTGTTTATACGGATATAGGCCGGAAAATCATGGAGAGTGTGAAACAACGACTGGAGGATCTGGCAGTTTTTGATCAGGAGCCAAGGTTGGAAGGAAGGAGCATGATCATGATTGTCTCTCCAAAGAAATAA
- the thrS gene encoding threonine--tRNA ligase, which produces MGMIKVTLPDQSVIEYEEGVTLSRILGDWKPALVKTTVAAEVDRNLVDMNHPLDRPAAVSFVDASSKKGLAILRHSISHVMAQAVQESFVGAKVSIGPSIEDGFYYDFEYKETFTPDDLETIEKRMHQIIAADHAFIRQEMSRDEAVAVFRERSEPYKIELIQDLPPDVEQVSLYRQGNYIDLCRGPHIPTTGMIKAFKLLNVAGAYWRGDERNKMLQRIYGTGFTTQEDLKEYLQLLDEAKKRDHRRLGRELDLFQVSEEAGAGLIIFHPKGMLLRYIIEEWERKEHLKRGYDMVMGPQILKVDLWKKSGHFDHYRENMYFTEVEEQLYGIKPMNCLSHMLIYKSKIRSYRDLPLRYFELGTVHRHEKTGVLHGLLRARQFTQDDAHILCTPEQLDEEIKAVTDFVHYAMGIFGFEYEVELSTRPADSIGSDTDWELAASALIGALKDKGIRYEVNEGDGAFYGPKIDFKLKDALKRRWQCATIQCDFTLPDRFDLAYVGKDGEKHRPIMLHRVILGAIERFMGVLIEHYAGAFPLWLSPVQAVLATVTDAQIPYAEAVYRKMLEAGVRVERDVRNEKLGYKIREGRLQRIPYMLVIGDREVQTETVTPRMRDGGNLDAMPVEAFIDLVREQCRQYK; this is translated from the coding sequence ATGGGAATGATTAAAGTCACTTTACCGGACCAATCCGTTATTGAATATGAAGAAGGGGTGACATTAAGCCGTATTCTTGGCGATTGGAAGCCCGCCTTGGTGAAAACGACGGTGGCCGCGGAGGTTGATCGGAATTTGGTGGATATGAACCATCCCCTTGACCGTCCGGCGGCGGTATCCTTCGTTGATGCTTCGTCGAAGAAAGGCTTGGCTATTCTGCGCCACAGCATTTCTCATGTCATGGCTCAGGCCGTTCAGGAAAGCTTTGTGGGCGCCAAGGTCAGCATCGGTCCTTCCATTGAGGATGGATTTTATTATGACTTCGAATACAAAGAGACCTTTACGCCGGATGATTTGGAAACAATCGAGAAACGGATGCATCAGATTATCGCAGCCGATCATGCCTTTATCAGGCAGGAAATGTCCCGGGATGAAGCTGTTGCCGTATTCAGGGAGAGAAGTGAACCATATAAAATCGAACTGATCCAGGATCTTCCGCCCGATGTTGAACAGGTCAGTCTCTATCGTCAGGGCAATTATATCGATCTGTGCAGGGGCCCCCATATTCCAACAACGGGTATGATCAAGGCCTTCAAATTGTTGAATGTCGCGGGGGCCTATTGGCGCGGAGATGAACGCAACAAGATGCTCCAGCGGATTTATGGGACGGGATTTACGACGCAGGAGGATCTCAAGGAATATCTGCAGCTCCTGGATGAGGCAAAAAAAAGGGATCACCGCCGCTTGGGCAGAGAACTCGACCTCTTTCAGGTCAGCGAGGAAGCCGGTGCGGGCTTGATCATCTTCCACCCTAAAGGGATGCTTTTACGCTATATCATTGAAGAATGGGAAAGAAAGGAACATTTGAAACGTGGGTACGATATGGTCATGGGGCCGCAGATTCTGAAAGTGGATCTCTGGAAAAAATCGGGCCATTTTGATCATTATCGGGAGAATATGTACTTTACGGAAGTGGAAGAACAGTTGTATGGGATCAAACCCATGAACTGCCTTTCACATATGCTCATCTATAAATCGAAGATCCGGAGTTATCGCGATCTGCCTCTGCGTTATTTTGAACTGGGCACCGTTCACCGGCATGAAAAGACAGGGGTGCTGCACGGGCTGCTCCGGGCTCGTCAGTTTACACAGGATGATGCCCATATTCTCTGCACCCCGGAACAGTTGGATGAAGAAATCAAAGCCGTGACAGATTTTGTTCATTATGCTATGGGGATTTTCGGCTTTGAGTACGAGGTCGAACTCAGTACCCGACCGGCTGATTCGATCGGCAGTGACACCGATTGGGAGTTGGCTGCATCCGCGCTGATCGGCGCTCTGAAAGACAAGGGGATACGGTACGAGGTCAACGAGGGGGATGGGGCTTTTTATGGTCCCAAAATCGATTTTAAACTGAAAGATGCTTTGAAACGAAGATGGCAATGCGCTACAATCCAGTGCGATTTTACTCTTCCCGACCGATTTGATCTTGCCTATGTGGGAAAGGACGGAGAAAAACATCGGCCGATTATGTTGCATCGGGTGATTCTTGGTGCCATCGAACGTTTCATGGGCGTATTGATCGAACATTATGCTGGTGCGTTCCCATTGTGGCTTTCACCGGTCCAGGCTGTGCTCGCCACGGTAACGGATGCCCAGATCCCCTATGCGGAAGCCGTGTACCGGAAAATGCTTGAGGCGGGGGTACGTGTCGAGCGCGATGTCCGAAACGAAAAGTTAGGATACAAGATCCGGGAAGGGCGGTTGCAGAGGATACCTTACATGCTGGTTATCGGAGATCGGGAAGTCCAGACGGAAACGGTTACGCCGCGCATGCGGGATGGCGGGAATCTGGACGCCATGCCGGTGGAGGCCTTCATCGATCTGGTTCGAGAGCAGTGCCGACAATATAAATGA
- a CDS encoding CDP-diacylglycerol--glycerol-3-phosphate 3-phosphatidyltransferase, translating to MNIPNLLTLLRILLVPLIVIFLIDGEYIKALIIFSISGVTDALDGFLARLLRQRTILGAYLDPIADKALLITCFLTLAIEKIIPGWLTVVVISRDVIILVGISVLFMMSVPFDIKPILVSKITTTLQIITVLLVLVLKSLPEAIDFSWILFLYWLTALFTIVSGLRYIVVGMRYFNTLSAQD from the coding sequence ATGAACATCCCTAATCTTCTGACCCTGCTGAGGATCCTTTTGGTTCCGCTCATCGTCATTTTCCTTATCGACGGGGAATACATTAAAGCGCTGATCATTTTTTCCATTTCCGGCGTCACCGATGCCCTGGACGGGTTTTTGGCCCGCTTGTTACGCCAGAGGACCATACTGGGCGCTTATTTGGATCCAATTGCCGACAAGGCGCTTCTCATAACCTGTTTTTTGACCCTTGCCATTGAAAAAATCATCCCCGGTTGGCTGACGGTGGTCGTGATCAGCCGGGATGTCATTATTCTGGTCGGCATATCTGTTCTTTTCATGATGTCGGTTCCCTTCGACATCAAACCGATTCTGGTCAGCAAAATAACAACGACTCTCCAAATTATCACCGTGCTGTTGGTCCTTGTTCTGAAAAGCCTGCCTGAAGCGATCGATTTCAGCTGGATCCTCTTTCTTTACTGGCTCACCGCCCTTTTTACCATTGTCTCCGGACTCCGGTATATCGTGGTGGGTATGCGCTATTTCAATACCCTTTCAGCCCAGGACTGA
- a CDS encoding DUF799 family lipoprotein encodes MSKKYLYLSVLLVCFLLVACGHNKKASPLSLKPEKTKPMPSSIAVLPVINHVADPVIGQIVRQRLIDELFFKGYPKISTRIIDERLARIYEGKPVSSEAVPPMTVGELMGVDGVLYCRITEMKTKYRPMYAPTRVELSFEMRSTKTGETLWQAKQDASTRNFGFTRRGLEMKSFQDYEAAIGEIVKKVMKTFPEGPDAVG; translated from the coding sequence ATGTCGAAAAAATATCTTTATTTGTCCGTCCTTTTAGTTTGTTTTCTGTTGGTGGCCTGCGGCCATAATAAGAAGGCTTCGCCCCTTTCGCTGAAGCCGGAAAAAACCAAGCCCATGCCCTCATCGATCGCCGTATTGCCGGTGATAAACCATGTGGCGGACCCCGTGATCGGACAGATTGTGCGCCAGCGTTTGATTGACGAACTGTTTTTTAAGGGATATCCGAAAATTTCGACCAGAATAATCGACGAGAGACTGGCAAGGATTTATGAGGGCAAACCCGTATCCAGTGAGGCTGTGCCGCCCATGACCGTGGGTGAACTGATGGGTGTTGACGGTGTGCTTTACTGCAGGATCACGGAAATGAAGACGAAATATCGTCCCATGTATGCCCCCACGCGGGTTGAATTGTCATTTGAAATGAGGAGCACCAAAACCGGCGAAACGCTATGGCAGGCTAAACAAGACGCCTCAACACGAAACTTCGGGTTTACCCGTCGGGGACTTGAAATGAAATCTTTTCAGGATTACGAAGCGGCCATCGGTGAGATCGTCAAAAAAGTTATGAAAACCTTTCCCGAGGGACCGGATGCAGTCGGCTGA
- the rsmI gene encoding 16S rRNA (cytidine(1402)-2'-O)-methyltransferase, with product MDKPGKLYVVATPIGNLEDITLRAIRILREVSLVAAEDTRRTRILLKHYDIRTPVTSLHEQNELSKTPFLLDKIKKGQDIACVTDAGTPAISDPGYPLIHNAVKAGIEVVPIPGVSAAITALSVSGLPMDHFVFQGFLPPTKGKKKAVLLSIADDRRTQIFYESPKRLLDTLKDIETWLGNRFVVVARELTKLHEEVVRGDVAEVICAFEGRVIKGEITLVIAGKKSVSETENPEARIQAMMVSLSREQGLSRRDMVDRITADLGFPRKMVYHALLRFYGGS from the coding sequence ATGGACAAACCGGGCAAGCTTTATGTGGTGGCGACACCGATCGGCAATCTGGAGGATATTACCCTGCGGGCAATCCGGATCCTTCGGGAGGTCTCTCTTGTCGCGGCGGAGGATACGCGGCGGACCCGTATTCTTCTGAAACACTATGATATCCGGACACCGGTGACCAGCCTGCACGAACAAAACGAGTTGAGCAAAACCCCTTTTCTGCTGGATAAAATAAAAAAGGGACAAGACATTGCCTGTGTCACCGACGCGGGAACCCCGGCGATTTCAGATCCCGGTTACCCGCTGATTCATAACGCCGTCAAAGCCGGCATTGAAGTCGTTCCCATACCCGGTGTGTCTGCTGCCATTACGGCCTTGTCTGTTTCCGGGTTGCCGATGGATCATTTTGTTTTTCAGGGATTTCTTCCGCCGACCAAAGGGAAAAAAAAGGCCGTGCTGCTTTCCATAGCCGATGATCGGCGCACGCAAATTTTCTACGAATCACCGAAACGGTTGTTGGATACCTTAAAAGATATCGAGACATGGTTGGGGAACCGCTTTGTCGTTGTGGCCAGGGAGCTGACCAAACTTCACGAGGAGGTGGTCAGAGGCGATGTGGCTGAAGTCATTTGCGCCTTTGAGGGCCGGGTGATCAAGGGGGAAATCACCCTCGTTATCGCTGGGAAAAAATCGGTTTCGGAAACGGAGAATCCGGAAGCGCGTATCCAGGCCATGATGGTTTCCCTGTCCCGAGAGCAGGGGCTCTCCCGGCGAGACATGGTTGACCGGATTACAGCGGATCTCGGTTTTCCCAGAAAGATGGTTTACCATGCCCTGCTTCGTTTCTACGGCGGGAGTTGA